A window of Notolabrus celidotus isolate fNotCel1 chromosome 11, fNotCel1.pri, whole genome shotgun sequence contains these coding sequences:
- the csf1b gene encoding macrophage colony-stimulating factor 1b isoform X1 — MTILVSTLIQSKVKLQVKCLCVLMFLSFPLTMTEVPGPCRHSITREHLLIVRHLMDNQLRSGCSITYTFTERRSLSKCCFVKAALPWILELLTTHFKYSRGSVNDGYVQSLRALILNIYSQKCVPQINEEVEDKPESFEMLYRGSPSEALQKASEVFSAYWELVTTSEAPVDWRCQHEYTESFGSTTELFTESPTEHLTESYGSNSEKALHRRTDRDLYKLGFIIASICGGLLFILTLYCLISQKKTHNPHRSISYTNSSRDLQDMEMELQ, encoded by the exons ATGACCATCCTTGTGTCAACCCTGATTCAGAGCAAAGTTAAG TTGCAGGtaaagtgtctgtgtgtgcttatGTTCCTGAGCTTCCCTCTGACTATGACTGAGGTCCCTGGTCCATGCAGACACTCCATCACTAGGGAGCACCTGCTGATAGTCAGGCATCTG ATGGATAACCAGTTAAGAAGCGGGTGCTCTATCACCTACACGTTCACAGAGCGGAGGAGTTTG AGTAAATGTTGCTTTGTTAAAGCTGCATTACCGTGGATCCTGGAGCTCCTCACCACCCATTTCAAATATAGTCGGGGTTCAGTCAATGATGGCTACGTTCAGTCGCTGAGGGCGCTCATCCTCAACATCTACTCTCAGAAATGTGTCCCTCAGATTAATGAGGAGGTAGAG GATAAGCCAGAGAGTTTTGAGATGCTGTACAGAGGGTCTCCGTCCGAGGCGCTTCAGAAGGCTTCAGAGGTGTTCTCTGCTTACTGGGAGTTGGTGACGACCAGCGAGGCACCAGTGGATTGGCGCTGCCAGCACGAATACACAGAAAGCTTTGGCTCCACGACAGAGCTGTTTACAGAGTCACCCACAGAACATTTAACCG AAAGTTACGGTAGCAACTCAGAGAAGGCCTTACAcagaagaacagacagagacctgTACAAGCTTGGATTTATCATCGCCTCCATCTGCGGAGGACTGCTGTTCATCCTCACCCTCTACTGTCTCATCTCACAAAAG AAGACTCACAACCCACACAGATCAATATCATACACAAACTCAAG CAGAGACCTCCAGGACATGGAGATGGAGCTACAATAG
- the ren gene encoding renin, whose protein sequence is MTPVMNYWMCLTVLSLTVTSSQSLIRIGLQKMPSIRETLREMGVSAEQVLTELAQMSTDDPNNGTVPTPLTNYLDTQYFGEISIGSPAQQFNVVFDTGSANLWIPSQSCSPFSTACFTHNRYDATKSHTHVDNGTGFSIQYASGNVRGFLSEDVVVVGGIPVVQVFAEATSLSAMPFIFAKFDGVLGMGYPNVAIDGITPVFDRIMSQHVLKEEVFSVYYSRDPKHSPGGELVLGGTDPNYYTGGFNYMDTRETGKWEVTMKGVSVGVEMMFCAEGCTAVIDTGSSYITGPASSVSVLMKTIGAQLDESGYKVNCDTVKTLPTVTFHLGGQEYSLTQEDYILWQTQMEGDVCTVTFRGLDVPPPTGPIWILGANFIARYYTEFDRHNNRIGFATAV, encoded by the exons ATGACACCGGTGATGAATTATTGGATGTGTTTGACCGTTCTATCATTGACAGTGACCTCGAGCCAATCTTTGATAAG AATCGGCCTGCAGAAGATGCCGTCTATCAGGGAGACACTGAGAGAGatgggtgtttctgcagagcagGTGTTGACTGAGCTGGCCCAGATGAGCACAGACGACCCCAACAATGGCACAGTTCCCACACCTCTGACCAACTACTTGGAC ACCCAGTACTTCGGGGAAATCAGCATCGGCTCACCGGCTCAGCAGTTCAACGTCGTGTTTGACACCGGATCTGCCAACTTGTGGATTCcctcacagagctgctcacCTTTCTCCACTGCCTGTT TTACTCACAACAGGTATGATGCCACCAAATCCCACACCCATGTTGACAATGGCACCGGATTTTCCATCCAGTATGCCTCTGGAAACGTCAGGGGGTTTCTGAGTGAGGATGTGGTCGTG GTTGGAGGTATTCCAGTGGTGCAGGTGTTTGCTGAAGccacctctctgtctgccaTGCCCTTCATCTTTGCAAAGTTTGATGGGGTCCTGGGGATGGGTTACCCGAACGTGGCCATTGACGGTATCACACCAGTGTTTGACCGCATCATGTCTCAGCATGTCCTTAAGGAAGAGGTGTTCTCAGTCTACTACAGCAG GGACCCTAAACACTCCCCAGGTGGAGAGCTGGTCCTCGGTGGCACTGATCCAAACTATTACACTGGAGGCTTTAACTATATGGACACCAGAGAGACGGGCAAGTGGGAAGTTACCATGAAAGG tgtttctgtcggGGTGGAGATGATGTTTTGTGCTGAGGGCTGCACAGCTGTGATCGACACAGGCTCCTCCTACATCACAGGCCCGGCCTCCTCTGTGTCTGTACTGATGAAAACCATTGGAGCACAGCTGGATGAAAGCGGA tACAAAGTCAACTGTGACACTGTCAAGACGCTGCCCACTGTCACATTCCACCTGGGTGGTCAGGAGTACTCGCTGACTCAGGAAGATTATATCTTATGG CAAACACAGATGGAGGGGGATGTTTGCACCGTCACCTTCAGGGGCTTGGATGTGCCGCCCCCTACAGGTCCCATCTGGATTTTGGGAGCCAACTTCATTGCCCGCTACTACACAGAGTTTGACCGTCACAATAATCGGATAGGGTTCGCTACAGCAGTGTGA
- the csf1b gene encoding macrophage colony-stimulating factor 1b isoform X2: MTILVSTLIQSKVKLQVKCLCVLMFLSFPLTMTEVPGPCRHSITREHLLIVRHLMDNQLRSGCSITYTFTERRSLSKCCFVKAALPWILELLTTHFKYSRGSVNDGYVQSLRALILNIYSQKCVPQINEEVEDKPESFEMLYRGSPSEALQKASEVFSAYWELVTTSEAPVDWRCQHEYTESFGSTTELFTESPTEHLTESYGSNSEKALHRRTDRDLYKLGFIIASICGGLLFILTLYCLISQKKTHNPHRSISYTNSRDLQDMEMELQ; this comes from the exons ATGACCATCCTTGTGTCAACCCTGATTCAGAGCAAAGTTAAG TTGCAGGtaaagtgtctgtgtgtgcttatGTTCCTGAGCTTCCCTCTGACTATGACTGAGGTCCCTGGTCCATGCAGACACTCCATCACTAGGGAGCACCTGCTGATAGTCAGGCATCTG ATGGATAACCAGTTAAGAAGCGGGTGCTCTATCACCTACACGTTCACAGAGCGGAGGAGTTTG AGTAAATGTTGCTTTGTTAAAGCTGCATTACCGTGGATCCTGGAGCTCCTCACCACCCATTTCAAATATAGTCGGGGTTCAGTCAATGATGGCTACGTTCAGTCGCTGAGGGCGCTCATCCTCAACATCTACTCTCAGAAATGTGTCCCTCAGATTAATGAGGAGGTAGAG GATAAGCCAGAGAGTTTTGAGATGCTGTACAGAGGGTCTCCGTCCGAGGCGCTTCAGAAGGCTTCAGAGGTGTTCTCTGCTTACTGGGAGTTGGTGACGACCAGCGAGGCACCAGTGGATTGGCGCTGCCAGCACGAATACACAGAAAGCTTTGGCTCCACGACAGAGCTGTTTACAGAGTCACCCACAGAACATTTAACCG AAAGTTACGGTAGCAACTCAGAGAAGGCCTTACAcagaagaacagacagagacctgTACAAGCTTGGATTTATCATCGCCTCCATCTGCGGAGGACTGCTGTTCATCCTCACCCTCTACTGTCTCATCTCACAAAAG AAGACTCACAACCCACACAGATCAATATCATACACAAACTCAAG AGACCTCCAGGACATGGAGATGGAGCTACAATAG
- the LOC117821837 gene encoding fibromodulin-like isoform X2 has translation MQRVVTLLIIGLVELVVSQHYSQFRWLSRLRGRRRNAGWQAEDVDCPLECDCPSAYPTAMYCHGRNLQHVPYVPSQIKYAYLQHNQITSIQEGVFDNATNLVWIVLFNNQLNSDKIGKNVFSKLKNLDQLYLDHNELTRVPPNLPKAITTLRLGHNKIAKIVPNSFEGMTNLTTLQLLANAIEDVGGVFKGLKSLTMLDLRKNKLTKIPENLPERLQQLYLEFNNIESVPAGFLTMYPKLHFVRLAHNKLTDKGLPSNVFNISTLVELDLSFNKLEKIPVVSRNLENLYLHANKIKEFSLKSFCRTIDVRSFSKLRMLRLDANNISARDIPAEAAYCLRRVAFIDV, from the exons ATGCAGAGAGTGGTTACCCTCCTCATAATTGGATTAGTGGAGCTGGTTGTTAGCCAGCATTACAGCCAGTTCCGGTGGCTGTCCCGGCTGAGAGGGCGGCGGCGAAATGCTGGCTGGCAGGCCGAGGATGTGGACTGCCCCCTGGAGTGCGACTGCCCGTCTGCCTACCCTACAGCTATGTACTGTCACGGCCGTAACCTTCAGCATGTCCCCTATGTCCCCTCACAAATTAAGTACGCCTACCTGCAGCATAACCAGATCACAAGCATCCAGGAAGGAGTGTTTGACAACGCTACTAATTTAGTTTGGATTGTACTGTTCAACAACCAGCTCAACTCAGACAAGATCGGCAAGAATGTATTCAGCAAGCTCAAGAACCTGGACCAGCTCTACTTGGATCACAATGAGCTCACACGTGTGCCCCCAAACCTGCCAAAGGCTATCACAACCCTGAGACTGGGTCACAACAAGATTGCAAAAATCGTCCCTAACTCCTTCGAGGGGATGACCAACCTCACCACACTGCAACTCCTGGCTAATGCAATAGAGGACGTTGGAGGTGTGTTCAAGGGGCTGAAATCTCTGACCATGCTGGATTTGAGGAAAAACAAGCTAACGAAAATCCCTGAAAACCTCCctgagaggctgcagcagctctACTTGGAGTTCAACAACATCGAAAGTGTGCCTGCAGGATTTCTCACCATGTATCCCAAACTGCACTTTGTCCGGTTGGCTCACAACAAGCTGACAGATAAAGGACTTCCCTCCAATGTCTTTAACATCAGCACGCTAGTTGAGCTTGACCTCTCTTTCAATAAACTGGAGAAAATCCCTGTTGTCAGTAGGAACCTGGAAAACCTGTATTTACATGCCAATAAGATCAAAG AGTTCTCACTGAAGAGTTTCTGCAGGACCATCGATGTGAGAAGCTTCTCCAAGCTGAGAATGCTGCGCTTGGATGCCAACAACATCAGTGCCAGAGACATTCCAGCCGAAGCCGCCTACTGTTTGCGGCGTGTTGCTTTCATTGATGTGTAG